GGCTGCCCGCGCACGAACCCGACCCAGCGCCCGCTCGAGGTCCTTGCAGACGTCAGCGAACGCCGCAGTCACCGCCGGTGGTTTGGCGGTGACGACGAGGTCCATGCCGATCGGCAGGTCTGCCTGCAGGAGGGCCGCACGGATCCGGCGCTTGGCACGGTTTCGCTGCACAGCGCCGCCGACGCGGCGGCCGGCCACCACGGTGGCACGGCATTCCTGCGTCGGCTCGGACGGACGTCCATGGACCACGAGGGTGGCGGTGCCCATCGCGTTTCGCGCATCGAAGACCGCCCGGATCTCTCGCCCGGAACGCAGTCGCGCGGGGGTGGGCATGCTCCCCACCGTAGCGAGGACAGGTG
The nucleotide sequence above comes from Euzebya pacifica. Encoded proteins:
- the rnpA gene encoding ribonuclease P protein component — protein: MPTPARLRSGREIRAVFDARNAMGTATLVVHGRPSEPTQECRATVVAGRRVGGAVQRNRAKRRIRAALLQADLPIGMDLVVTAKPPAVTAAFADVCKDLERALGRVRARAAAA